A single region of the Saprospiraceae bacterium genome encodes:
- a CDS encoding nuclear transport factor 2 family protein, with product MTSNLATVQAIYEAFGKGDVPAIISHLAEDVQWESWANNTAQKAGVPWLKSRNNKAGVIEFFQVVASLNIQDFKVLSIMGGETQVAVEFTITFIAPATGQNVKDEEMHLWTFNKAGKVTRFRHYLDTNKHIVAAGVEAAVLK from the coding sequence ATGACATCTAATCTTGCAACCGTACAAGCCATTTATGAAGCCTTTGGAAAAGGTGATGTTCCTGCTATTATCTCTCATTTAGCGGAAGACGTCCAATGGGAAAGCTGGGCAAACAACACCGCCCAAAAAGCAGGTGTTCCCTGGTTAAAATCCCGAAATAACAAAGCAGGTGTTATCGAATTTTTTCAAGTTGTAGCCAGTCTTAATATTCAGGATTTTAAAGTACTATCCATCATGGGTGGAGAAACTCAAGTCGCAGTTGAGTTCACGATAACCTTCATTGCCCCAGCAACTGGACAAAATGTCAAAGATGAGGAAATGCACCTGTGGACCTTTAATAAGGCTGGTAAGGTAACACGCTTCCGTCATTATTTGGATACCAATAAACATATAGTGGCTGCAGGGGTGGAAGCAGCGGTCCTCAAATAA
- a CDS encoding response regulator transcription factor yields the protein MIKLFIVDDHPMVIEGIKTLLQDSSIITIIGSATDAFQALDALKKEKAEVILVDINLPDLNGIELCEQLKKQFPGIFVLGLSTFKERSYITRMIAQGASGYLLKNASKEELEEAITTAYRGGMYLSMEVTQILTKATANAASSIPLLTLREKEVLHLIAEGYTNNQIAAQLFISPLTVDSHRKNLLAKFSARNTAALVRLAVEYKLLD from the coding sequence ATGATAAAACTTTTTATAGTAGATGATCATCCGATGGTGATTGAAGGTATTAAAACACTTTTACAGGATTCAAGTATTATCACCATCATAGGTAGCGCAACGGATGCTTTTCAAGCTTTGGATGCACTTAAAAAAGAAAAAGCGGAAGTCATATTGGTGGATATTAATCTTCCCGATTTAAACGGTATCGAGCTTTGTGAACAATTGAAAAAGCAATTTCCTGGCATTTTTGTACTGGGTTTAAGTACTTTTAAGGAAAGAAGTTATATTACTAGAATGATAGCCCAAGGCGCCTCAGGCTACCTGTTAAAAAACGCTTCAAAGGAAGAGCTTGAAGAAGCCATCACTACCGCTTATCGCGGCGGCATGTACCTGAGTATGGAAGTCACTCAGATCCTGACAAAAGCCACCGCCAATGCTGCGTCTTCCATTCCTTTGCTAACCCTCCGAGAAAAAGAAGTGCTCCATCTTATTGCGGAAGGATATACGAATAATCAAATTGCCGCACAATTATTTATTAGCCCCTTGACAGTTGATAGCCATCGTAAAAACTTACTGGCCAAGTTTAGTGCACGAAATACGGCAGCTTTGGTAAGACTTGCAGTCGAATATAAATTGCTTGATTAA
- a CDS encoding sensor histidine kinase: MEKCRISFLSFFFCLHFFGLSYGQAQIERQRDSLLQLVQQSPADSSRVHLLIETGKLFLSSQLDSAMGYFQKAFDLATTAGDEVGLARAKIRMGYIHIRHGDFDKAFELCKEAIPVFTAYDKKQDLIVTYNNMGEAWNEKGNHWMAIDCFQKCQELIEQTEVPPNFPIAIANNLSLLYNDLRLFEKGLLYGKETYEKAKAIGNEESMGIACLNMANAYKYSYKEDEALTYFEEAKNIGLRINHQLLFLIAQNNIASILMERGQLAEAKRLFEEDLSAYDALSYPYGQMTCYDGLADIAFYQGAYTTSKKLALKAVEMAKEMGMVDYIFGTLITLSDIALMEGDFKAWKAHRKASFLLRDSIANHGLSHAIQELETKYETEQKVQQISRLEKEKEIDTLKIRQKNGLLGGLSGLFFLLVVLGTLGYRNQQHQRRIAEQEVVIQDQIIRELEQEKQLSSLDAMLRGQEEERGRLARDLHDGLGGMLSGIQQTLFQMKGQQILPETSATALNQVINNLDHSISELRHIARNMMPEALVRFGLTDALQDYCDYIGDSTTLEVNFQTYGMTERLEQKTEVVLFRIVQELLNNVVKHAKANKVIVQLLRDEDRLHLTVEDNGQGFDVEALKKAPGVGWINIQSRVNYLNGQLDLHALPGRGTSVNIECKLS; the protein is encoded by the coding sequence ATGGAAAAGTGCCGGATTTCCTTCTTATCGTTCTTTTTTTGTTTGCATTTTTTTGGCTTAAGCTATGGCCAGGCTCAAATTGAAAGGCAAAGAGATAGCCTTTTGCAACTCGTTCAACAATCGCCTGCTGACAGTAGCAGGGTACACCTGTTGATAGAAACAGGTAAACTTTTTTTAAGTAGCCAGCTAGATTCTGCGATGGGTTATTTTCAGAAAGCATTTGACCTGGCCACTACGGCTGGCGATGAGGTTGGTTTGGCCCGCGCTAAAATCAGAATGGGATACATTCATATTCGTCATGGTGATTTTGACAAGGCCTTTGAGTTGTGCAAAGAGGCCATTCCCGTATTTACAGCATATGATAAAAAACAAGACCTCATTGTTACTTATAATAATATGGGGGAAGCATGGAACGAAAAAGGAAACCACTGGATGGCCATTGATTGTTTTCAAAAATGTCAGGAGTTAATCGAACAAACGGAGGTACCACCGAATTTTCCCATTGCCATTGCTAACAACCTAAGCCTTTTGTACAATGATTTAAGATTATTTGAAAAAGGCCTCTTGTATGGTAAAGAAACCTATGAAAAAGCCAAGGCGATCGGCAATGAGGAGTCGATGGGGATTGCCTGCCTGAATATGGCTAATGCCTATAAATATAGTTATAAAGAAGACGAAGCATTGACCTATTTTGAAGAGGCAAAAAACATCGGTCTTCGTATCAATCATCAATTACTTTTCTTAATTGCACAAAATAACATTGCCAGTATTTTAATGGAAAGGGGGCAATTAGCGGAAGCCAAACGGCTTTTTGAAGAGGACCTGAGTGCCTATGATGCCCTATCTTACCCTTATGGACAAATGACCTGTTATGATGGCTTGGCGGATATTGCTTTTTATCAAGGAGCGTATACTACCTCCAAAAAACTAGCCCTGAAAGCCGTGGAAATGGCCAAGGAGATGGGCATGGTTGATTACATTTTCGGAACCTTGATCACCCTGTCAGATATAGCCTTAATGGAAGGTGATTTTAAAGCCTGGAAAGCTCATCGCAAAGCATCCTTTTTATTGAGGGATTCCATTGCTAATCATGGCTTGTCACATGCTATTCAGGAGTTGGAGACCAAATATGAAACGGAGCAGAAAGTGCAACAAATTAGCCGCCTGGAAAAGGAAAAAGAAATCGACACCTTAAAAATCAGGCAAAAAAATGGCTTATTAGGCGGTTTGTCGGGCTTGTTTTTCCTTCTGGTCGTTTTAGGTACATTAGGATACCGCAACCAACAACACCAGCGAAGAATTGCCGAACAGGAAGTGGTCATTCAAGATCAAATCATAAGGGAACTTGAACAAGAAAAACAACTATCGTCTTTGGATGCTATGTTGCGCGGACAGGAAGAGGAACGCGGCCGCCTGGCACGGGATCTACACGACGGACTCGGCGGCATGCTTTCCGGCATTCAACAAACTTTATTCCAGATGAAAGGACAACAGATTTTACCAGAAACTTCGGCAACTGCCCTTAATCAGGTGATTAACAACCTGGATCATTCCATTTCAGAATTGCGGCATATAGCCCGTAATATGATGCCTGAGGCCTTGGTCCGCTTTGGTCTGACAGACGCCCTACAAGATTATTGCGATTATATTGGAGATTCGACCACTTTGGAGGTGAATTTTCAAACCTATGGGATGACGGAACGTCTGGAACAAAAAACGGAGGTGGTGCTTTTCCGAATTGTTCAGGAATTGCTCAACAATGTCGTAAAACATGCAAAGGCCAATAAGGTAATTGTACAGTTGTTACGAGATGAGGATCGGCTTCACCTGACGGTCGAAGATAATGGACAAGGATTTGATGTAGAAGCCCTAAAAAAAGCACCAGGCGTAGGTTGGATAAATATCCAATCCAGGGTAAATTATCTCAATGGACAACTTGATCTTCATGCACTTCCGGGCCGGGGAACATCTGTAAATATCGAATGTAAATTATCATGA